A region from the Desulfoglaeba alkanexedens ALDC genome encodes:
- a CDS encoding DUF4870 domain-containing protein, with amino-acid sequence MAQNGKFEDSESRGRLAYTEDDRTWASLCHFSALLGMVWWIPTSVAWLPFGHLFCPLVVWLFKRRRSPFVDRAGREALNFQIAMTAYGGVVATVLSGVYASLGLWALALTDLAFVVAAGVRWSNGREYLYPLVPFRFL; translated from the coding sequence ATGGCGCAGAATGGGAAATTCGAAGATTCCGAAAGCCGCGGGCGGCTGGCGTACACGGAGGACGATCGAACCTGGGCGTCGCTCTGCCATTTCAGCGCACTGCTCGGAATGGTCTGGTGGATTCCGACGAGCGTCGCCTGGCTGCCTTTCGGGCACCTTTTTTGTCCCCTGGTGGTGTGGCTTTTCAAGCGACGCCGATCGCCGTTCGTCGATCGGGCAGGCCGTGAGGCTTTGAATTTCCAGATCGCCATGACCGCCTACGGGGGCGTCGTCGCAACGGTCCTATCCGGGGTGTACGCTTCGCTCGGTCTGTGGGCGCTGGCGCTCACCGATCTCGCCTTTGTGGTGGCTGCGGGGGTACGGTGGAGTAACGGTAGGGAATACCTCTATCCGCTGGTGCCTTTCAGGTTCCTGTAG
- the gspG gene encoding type II secretion system major pseudopilin GspG, protein MARTKDRSRLRCRKGFTLIELLIVMIILGLLAALVAPKMFQKVGSSKQKAAKAQIALLGTALDAYRLDMGKYPSTDQGLDALRTNPGHDNWDGPYLPKDVPKDPWGNAYVYQSPGEHGDYDLYSLGADGQEGGDDENADVVSWE, encoded by the coding sequence ATGGCTCGCACGAAAGACCGAAGCAGACTCAGATGCCGAAAAGGCTTCACGCTCATCGAACTGCTCATCGTCATGATCATCCTGGGACTTCTGGCTGCGCTGGTGGCTCCCAAGATGTTCCAGAAGGTCGGAAGTTCCAAGCAGAAGGCGGCGAAGGCCCAGATTGCGCTTCTGGGAACCGCGCTCGACGCGTATCGCCTGGACATGGGGAAGTATCCGTCAACCGATCAAGGCCTGGACGCGCTGCGCACCAACCCCGGCCACGACAACTGGGACGGGCCCTATCTGCCCAAAGACGTCCCCAAGGATCCGTGGGGAAACGCGTATGTCTACCAGAGCCCGGGGGAGCACGGAGACTATGATCTCTATTCTCTGGGCGCCGACGGTCAGGAAGGCGGCGACGACGAAAACGCGGACGTGGTCAGCTGGGAATGA
- the cbpB gene encoding peptide-modifying radical SAM enzyme CbpB, producing the protein MNAENALNKTPRHANTGYGPQFAVLEIGLPDRVAVVEPDTAFWALVERHDLEAALSGDLVAEFQREAEGFRREMDHLRFGLKPSAVYFNPTERCNLNCSYCYLPEDMRRSGKTMTADEVCGALERLHVWFQGIAPEGFKPQIIFHGSEPMLARDAVFAGIEKYGDRFDFGVQTNATLLDDEAMNFLMEHGVGIGISLDGPVAEVADRSRRTWGGTGTFDRVVRVMEKLAGYPPFNVITTVTRENLSVLPAMVDFYHEREIGVVMFNPVRCTQEGGLKLKPDNAELADAFCRALDRTWQLYEKTGRKLVVANFANVLAAVAGPTGRRLMCDISPCGGGRCFFAVSARGDVFPCSEFIGFPAFCGGNLFRDDLSAVLASRPIASVVERRVERIVPCGRCAIRHYCGAPCPAEVKVVSGTLEAPSPYCEFYEEQVRYAFRVIAQGREAAYLWEDWQEETVETYCRR; encoded by the coding sequence ATGAATGCTGAAAACGCTTTGAACAAGACGCCCCGGCATGCCAACACGGGCTATGGTCCCCAGTTCGCCGTGCTAGAAATCGGCCTTCCCGATCGCGTGGCGGTGGTGGAGCCGGACACGGCCTTTTGGGCTCTGGTGGAACGGCACGATTTGGAAGCCGCCTTGAGTGGTGACTTGGTGGCGGAATTCCAACGGGAGGCGGAAGGATTCCGACGGGAGATGGATCACCTGCGTTTCGGACTCAAGCCGTCGGCCGTTTATTTCAATCCGACGGAGCGATGCAACCTGAACTGCAGCTACTGCTATCTCCCCGAAGACATGCGCCGAAGCGGGAAAACCATGACCGCCGACGAGGTGTGCGGGGCCTTGGAACGTTTGCATGTCTGGTTCCAGGGCATCGCGCCGGAAGGGTTCAAGCCGCAGATCATCTTTCATGGCAGTGAGCCCATGCTGGCGCGGGATGCGGTTTTCGCCGGGATCGAGAAATACGGCGACCGGTTCGACTTCGGAGTCCAGACCAACGCGACGCTCCTGGACGACGAGGCCATGAATTTCCTCATGGAACACGGCGTGGGGATCGGGATCTCGCTGGACGGTCCGGTTGCGGAAGTGGCAGATCGGTCGCGCAGGACCTGGGGGGGAACGGGCACCTTCGACCGCGTGGTCCGAGTCATGGAGAAGCTGGCCGGCTACCCGCCCTTCAACGTGATCACCACGGTCACCCGGGAGAACCTCTCGGTCCTTCCGGCCATGGTGGATTTCTACCACGAACGGGAGATCGGGGTGGTCATGTTCAATCCCGTTCGATGCACTCAAGAAGGCGGCCTGAAACTGAAGCCTGACAACGCGGAACTGGCTGACGCCTTCTGCCGGGCTCTGGACCGTACCTGGCAGTTGTACGAAAAGACGGGCCGCAAGCTGGTCGTGGCGAATTTCGCCAACGTGCTGGCGGCTGTGGCGGGCCCCACGGGGCGGCGCCTCATGTGCGACATTTCCCCCTGCGGAGGCGGCCGCTGCTTTTTCGCCGTGTCCGCCCGGGGCGATGTTTTCCCGTGCAGCGAGTTCATAGGGTTTCCGGCCTTCTGTGGGGGGAACCTTTTCCGGGACGACTTGAGCGCTGTCCTGGCGAGCCGTCCTATTGCCTCCGTGGTCGAACGCCGGGTGGAACGCATCGTCCCTTGCGGCCGATGCGCGATCCGGCATTACTGCGGTGCCCCGTGTCCGGCGGAAGTCAAGGTGGTTTCCGGCACGCTGGAAGCCCCCAGCCCGTACTGCGAGTTCTACGAAGAACAGGTCCGCTACGCTTTCCGAGTGATCGCACAGGGGCGCGAAGCGGCCTATCTGTGGGAAGACTGGCAGGAAGAAACCGTGGAAACGTACTGTCGGCGTTGA
- a CDS encoding Hsp20/alpha crystallin family protein, with protein sequence MVKADLPGVDAKDLDIQIVGNVLTVSGEKKQEREEKDESYHWLERRFGSFSRSIRLPVEVKADEVEAVYKDGVLRIEIPKVESAKPKKIPVKR encoded by the coding sequence GTGGTGAAGGCCGATCTTCCCGGTGTTGACGCGAAGGATCTCGATATACAGATCGTGGGCAACGTCCTCACTGTCAGCGGTGAAAAGAAGCAGGAGCGGGAAGAGAAGGATGAGTCCTACCATTGGCTGGAGCGGCGTTTCGGGTCTTTCAGTCGTTCCATCCGCCTTCCGGTGGAAGTGAAGGCCGATGAAGTGGAGGCGGTCTATAAGGACGGTGTACTCCGGATTGAGATTCCCAAGGTGGAATCCGCGAAGCCGAAGAAGATTCCGGTCAAGCGCTGA
- a CDS encoding endonuclease III domain-containing protein: MNEKSIRDRLVEHGQTLFRAPKQPVSFTKEPQADALLNDLDNHPHAFVLACVMDRQVKAERAWLIPYRISEKIGGFSVQKLSELSQQEVNRLMREPEPLHRFVDTMAHNFHSAVQRIKNDYGGDAALIWKGEPSSAEVVYRFLEFDGVGPKIGSMATNTLARDFKIPFSDYYSIDISADVHVRRVFSRLGLCAADVTVEQVIYKARSLYPEFPGMMDLPCWEIGRNWCKSRGPVCRDCYMNDVCPTAR; the protein is encoded by the coding sequence ATGAACGAGAAATCAATACGCGACAGACTGGTTGAACACGGGCAGACATTGTTCCGTGCGCCAAAGCAGCCGGTTTCTTTCACTAAGGAACCACAGGCCGATGCGTTGCTGAATGACTTAGATAACCATCCGCATGCCTTTGTTTTAGCATGCGTCATGGATCGACAAGTCAAAGCGGAGAGAGCATGGCTGATTCCATATCGCATTTCGGAGAAAATCGGTGGCTTTTCAGTGCAGAAGCTGAGTGAACTATCGCAGCAGGAGGTAAATCGTCTCATGAGAGAACCGGAACCACTCCACCGGTTCGTTGACACAATGGCCCATAACTTCCATTCAGCGGTGCAACGGATCAAGAACGACTATGGGGGCGATGCTGCACTTATTTGGAAAGGAGAGCCTTCCAGCGCGGAGGTTGTATATCGTTTCTTGGAATTCGACGGAGTCGGCCCAAAAATCGGTAGCATGGCCACCAACACTCTCGCACGAGATTTCAAAATTCCCTTTTCGGACTACTACTCAATTGACATCTCAGCGGATGTTCATGTGCGGCGAGTCTTTTCCAGACTTGGTTTATGTGCTGCTGACGTTACTGTGGAACAAGTGATATACAAGGCACGGTCGCTTTACCCAGAATTCCCTGGAATGATGGATTTGCCATGCTGGGAGATAGGGAGAAACTGGTGTAAATCGCGTGGACCGGTATGCCGCGACTGCTATATGAACGATGTATGCCCGACTGCAAGATAG
- a CDS encoding TerB N-terminal domain-containing protein has translation MEIIIGLIIFYVIYQFIKGFSGKGKATDKNEVTLRVEVSGPGDYSSSYNRSSRPGGPPAKWYGPSMSVKVKDYDIPGGLVYVGSNLPDNYGYENDACLIDPSLKVSAAEPWEAGDQMGYWPKFHNIPAKSRGAYLKWLVGGRSEPEAYIGYVFLFFYGLERRLIVDGAKGKVSSQERSAIVNEVRRLLKIYGGNRSFSGYANNFLAMEWALYQSDNPAPSYIDFDDRYCTEPFQLVLAKHVADGKPIPADMALQWYRLNPNMSLRTPARRCAKEFKYLFTRRYQTKFGEGIIVKPNKTRLKIDYRAASPSIRGDMKLKVPDLPNPFILTGPINKINEIIDECTQELDPYSRFLGRKGSDPKSLTALSLIPKELIAQSSGAKTIRDRLSRICQDGIGFLPLETLYKTIGQKPPVKLLKKELESLASFIDSMGYGIAPDIRYHNMKPTIDGSVTVFPKGHGMDFMPSKEFRTVATILRLGAMVSQIDKDLAPEEETILQSLISDNRELTSIEKDSLTAFLHWCIHTPQNAVGLKSRLSEVSETEKSAISHILITVAHADGEIKPEEIKQLEKLYTTLGLDKEQVTGDIHALAANSGPVTVGLKDEDASYAIPQPAKPLGTSMGFVLNEELIRIRKEETKQVKSVLEDIFAEQEEKEAEEPLAGATVSSNPLSLLDTAHQRLFNSLLEKETWERAAFQETCKSLGLMVDGAMEVLNEWAFENANAPLIDDGEPIYVDVSLAKEIVDVQ, from the coding sequence ATGGAAATTATCATAGGCCTAATCATTTTTTATGTGATTTATCAATTTATTAAAGGGTTTTCCGGAAAAGGCAAGGCTACAGATAAAAATGAGGTAACCCTGCGTGTGGAAGTTTCCGGGCCGGGTGATTATAGCAGTAGCTATAATCGTTCAAGTCGTCCGGGCGGCCCGCCAGCCAAATGGTACGGGCCATCCATGAGCGTAAAGGTAAAAGACTATGATATCCCAGGGGGACTTGTCTATGTCGGCTCAAATTTGCCTGATAATTATGGTTATGAAAATGATGCGTGCCTGATTGATCCCAGCCTTAAAGTGTCTGCCGCTGAACCATGGGAAGCCGGGGACCAGATGGGGTACTGGCCAAAATTTCATAACATTCCAGCCAAAAGCCGCGGCGCATATTTGAAATGGCTTGTCGGTGGACGCTCAGAACCAGAAGCCTATATCGGCTATGTGTTTTTATTTTTTTACGGCCTTGAACGGCGCTTGATTGTCGATGGTGCAAAAGGAAAAGTTTCTTCACAAGAGCGATCTGCAATCGTAAATGAGGTCAGGAGGCTATTGAAAATATACGGCGGCAATCGTTCTTTTAGTGGTTATGCCAACAATTTCCTTGCTATGGAATGGGCGCTATATCAAAGCGATAATCCCGCTCCTTCCTATATTGATTTCGATGACCGATATTGTACCGAACCTTTTCAGTTGGTACTGGCAAAACATGTCGCAGATGGGAAACCCATTCCGGCCGATATGGCGCTTCAATGGTATCGCCTTAATCCAAACATGAGCCTTCGTACGCCTGCTCGCCGCTGTGCGAAAGAATTTAAGTACCTGTTTACTCGTCGGTATCAGACAAAATTTGGTGAAGGGATCATTGTCAAGCCCAACAAAACCCGTCTTAAAATTGATTATCGCGCTGCCAGCCCGTCCATTCGGGGAGATATGAAGCTTAAAGTGCCGGATTTGCCCAATCCTTTCATTTTAACGGGGCCCATAAACAAAATTAACGAGATAATTGACGAATGCACACAGGAACTGGACCCGTATAGCCGTTTTCTCGGCCGCAAAGGAAGCGACCCTAAATCATTGACTGCGCTTTCGTTGATCCCAAAAGAGCTTATAGCCCAGTCATCAGGAGCAAAGACCATTAGGGATCGACTATCTCGAATTTGCCAGGACGGCATTGGCTTTCTTCCACTGGAAACTCTTTACAAAACAATTGGCCAAAAACCCCCAGTAAAGCTTCTGAAGAAAGAACTTGAAAGCCTGGCTTCCTTTATCGACAGCATGGGCTACGGAATCGCACCCGATATTCGTTATCACAACATGAAGCCAACCATAGATGGCAGTGTCACGGTTTTCCCAAAGGGTCATGGCATGGATTTTATGCCTTCGAAAGAATTTCGCACAGTTGCTACTATCTTGAGGTTGGGGGCTATGGTGAGCCAAATAGACAAAGACCTTGCTCCCGAAGAAGAGACAATCCTTCAAAGTCTCATTTCAGACAACCGGGAACTTACATCCATTGAAAAGGATTCACTCACGGCGTTCTTGCACTGGTGTATTCATACGCCGCAAAATGCAGTTGGTCTAAAATCGAGACTTTCTGAAGTAAGCGAGACAGAAAAATCGGCGATCAGCCACATCTTGATTACAGTAGCTCATGCTGATGGTGAAATCAAACCTGAAGAGATTAAACAGCTTGAAAAGCTATATACAACCCTTGGGTTAGACAAAGAACAGGTGACCGGCGATATTCATGCACTTGCCGCAAACAGTGGACCTGTTACAGTTGGGCTTAAAGATGAAGACGCCTCTTACGCTATACCGCAACCGGCAAAGCCACTTGGAACGTCAATGGGTTTTGTCTTAAATGAGGAGCTTATTCGAATCCGCAAAGAAGAAACCAAGCAGGTAAAAAGTGTACTTGAAGATATTTTTGCAGAGCAAGAAGAAAAAGAAGCCGAAGAGCCCCTCGCGGGAGCCACCGTTTCAAGCAATCCATTGTCATTGCTTGATACTGCCCACCAGCGTCTTTTCAATAGCCTGCTTGAAAAGGAAACCTGGGAAAGAGCGGCTTTCCAGGAAACCTGCAAAAGCTTGGGCTTGATGGTTGACGGGGCAATGGAGGTTCTTAATGAATGGGCTTTTGAAAATGCAAACGCACCCCTGATTGATGATGGGGAGCCAATATATGTGGATGTAAGCCTTGCAAAGGAGATTGTTGATGTCCAATAA
- a CDS encoding ATP-binding protein, which produces MSNKKPKLRPRERDAIIQSLRAGVTPRTGLQHIQVGRVKEVEALLKDIERVVDGGSAFRLIIGDFGSGKSFFLQLIRIIALEKGLVTIHADLAPDRRIHATGGQARNLYAELMRNLSTRTKPDGNAITSVVEKFITEARKRAKATDQKVNAVIESRLNSLTELVGGYDFAKVISAYWQGHKEEDEQLKVDAVRWLRGEFSTKTDARQALGVRSIVTDSSIYDHLKLVSLFVRQAGYGGLLVMLDEMVNLYKLSSKKARVSNYEQILRMLNDCLQGSAEHIGFLFGGTPDFLYDPRKGLFSYEALQSRLAENTFAKAAGVIDYTSPILHLASLAPEEVYVLLGNLRHVFASGDPEKYLVPDEALASFLEHCSKKIGDAYFRTPRNTIKAFVDMLAVLEQSETLKWHQLIERVDIQQEINTDMPDIETDVSEDDELATFRL; this is translated from the coding sequence ATGTCCAATAAAAAACCCAAGCTTCGCCCAAGAGAACGTGACGCCATAATCCAATCGCTTCGTGCCGGGGTTACTCCACGAACGGGTTTACAACATATACAGGTCGGGCGCGTGAAAGAGGTTGAAGCGCTGCTTAAGGATATCGAACGAGTAGTAGACGGTGGTTCAGCGTTTCGCCTTATTATTGGAGATTTTGGTTCCGGCAAAAGCTTTTTTTTGCAGTTGATTCGAATTATTGCCCTTGAAAAAGGGCTTGTAACTATTCATGCCGATCTTGCACCCGATAGGCGTATCCACGCCACAGGGGGCCAGGCAAGGAATTTATATGCCGAATTGATGCGCAACCTTTCCACGCGAACCAAACCGGATGGAAATGCGATTACCAGCGTCGTTGAAAAATTCATCACCGAGGCCAGAAAAAGGGCCAAAGCTACGGACCAGAAAGTTAATGCCGTCATTGAATCAAGGCTCAACAGTTTAACGGAACTTGTCGGAGGTTACGATTTTGCCAAGGTAATTTCTGCTTACTGGCAAGGACACAAAGAAGAAGACGAACAACTCAAGGTGGATGCAGTTCGTTGGCTCCGCGGTGAATTTTCGACCAAGACCGATGCCAGACAGGCTTTGGGCGTGAGGTCAATTGTTACCGATTCTAGTATATATGACCATTTGAAACTTGTCAGCTTATTTGTAAGGCAAGCTGGATATGGCGGGCTTTTGGTCATGCTTGATGAAATGGTAAATCTTTACAAGCTTTCCAGTAAAAAAGCCCGAGTATCGAATTACGAGCAGATTTTGCGAATGCTTAATGACTGTCTTCAGGGAAGCGCAGAACATATTGGATTTTTGTTCGGTGGAACACCTGATTTTCTGTACGATCCTCGAAAAGGACTATTTAGCTACGAGGCTCTGCAATCCAGACTTGCGGAAAACACTTTCGCCAAAGCAGCTGGCGTTATCGATTACACGTCTCCAATCCTCCACTTAGCAAGCCTTGCGCCTGAAGAGGTATATGTCCTGCTTGGAAATTTACGCCACGTCTTTGCCTCCGGGGACCCTGAAAAATACCTGGTTCCAGATGAAGCTCTGGCATCGTTTTTGGAACACTGTTCCAAGAAAATCGGTGATGCCTATTTCAGAACTCCGCGAAACACCATCAAGGCCTTTGTCGATATGCTGGCAGTTTTAGAGCAAAGCGAGACCTTAAAATGGCACCAGCTTATCGAGCGGGTGGATATTCAGCAAGAGATAAATACTGATATGCCCGATATTGAGACTGACGTTTCTGAAGATGATGAACTTGCAACATTTAGGTTATAA
- a CDS encoding DEAD/DEAH box helicase has product MSESIGFNKLHKGVQKWIWSQKWASLRDIQEEAIEPVLDADCDIVISASTAAGKTEAAFLPACSKLIGQSPDGVGILYISPLKALINDQYRRLQGLCEILGISVTPWHGDVLRSVKIKQRKNPNGILLITPESLESLLLNQGSWCSKAFKSLCYIIVDEFHAFLGTERGCQLQSLMHRLEFLIQRTIPRIALSATLGDMKQVADSLRPNKRLPCKIIESTVSHSDLKIQLRGYLTPAQQNEETESTMDEIIGDLYKILRGKSHLVFANSRARTEEIAAKLSDLCVQSLVPNEFFPHHGSLSKEIRESLEARLQKEKLPTTAVCTMTLELGIDIGSVDSIAQVTSPHSVASLRQRLGRSGRRGEPSVLRLFIPEDEITVNSHLLDRLRVHTVQCIAMINLLLKKWYEPASLNQYHFSTLVQQTLSVIGQYGGVRAQQLWALLCETGPFSVVDQSLFAIFLRGLGENDLITQTADGQLVLGYKGEKIVEHYTFYTAFNTPEEYRLEYNGKAIGTVPIDKPLVREQHIIFAGKRWEVLFVDDENKLIGLKTAKGGKPPKFSGDGLMVHDIVRQEMRRVYSEKITPVYLNDAAKSILKEGIDNYHALNLDNKQIIQAGSTVHALPWLGDQTINTITVLLRMHGLSADCFGGIIDIRNTTINDFFSAVKHILSNTKVSPTELASLIPNTIIEKHDPVIPKELRDIGYGARSFNVDAAYSWINRLWHNHSVHRTLVTSRL; this is encoded by the coding sequence ATGAGCGAATCTATCGGCTTTAATAAACTGCATAAAGGTGTTCAAAAATGGATTTGGAGCCAGAAATGGGCTTCGCTCAGGGACATTCAAGAAGAAGCCATCGAACCTGTTTTAGATGCTGATTGCGATATTGTCATTAGCGCATCCACTGCTGCCGGCAAAACTGAAGCGGCCTTCCTTCCAGCTTGTTCTAAGCTAATAGGGCAATCCCCTGATGGTGTCGGCATTTTATACATAAGCCCGCTTAAGGCCCTTATAAACGATCAATACCGAAGGCTCCAGGGCCTTTGCGAGATTCTGGGTATTTCAGTAACCCCGTGGCACGGTGATGTCCTGCGGTCAGTTAAAATAAAGCAGCGGAAAAACCCAAACGGCATTTTGCTTATAACGCCTGAATCGCTGGAATCACTATTATTAAACCAGGGCAGCTGGTGCTCAAAGGCATTCAAATCACTGTGCTATATTATCGTGGATGAATTTCATGCCTTTTTAGGCACCGAAAGGGGTTGTCAGCTCCAATCCCTTATGCATCGGCTTGAATTTCTGATTCAGCGAACGATCCCTAGAATTGCTTTAAGCGCTACCCTCGGCGATATGAAACAGGTGGCCGATTCCCTGCGACCAAACAAGAGATTGCCCTGCAAAATTATTGAATCGACTGTCTCCCATTCTGATTTAAAGATACAGCTCAGAGGCTATCTGACGCCGGCACAGCAAAACGAAGAAACAGAATCAACAATGGATGAGATCATCGGGGATCTTTACAAGATTTTGAGGGGCAAATCCCATTTGGTTTTTGCCAACAGCAGGGCGCGTACTGAGGAAATAGCAGCAAAGCTGTCCGACCTGTGTGTGCAGAGCTTGGTTCCCAATGAGTTTTTTCCTCACCATGGCAGCCTTTCCAAAGAAATCCGCGAAAGCTTAGAGGCACGGCTTCAAAAGGAAAAGCTGCCGACAACTGCAGTTTGCACAATGACCTTAGAGCTTGGGATTGATATCGGCAGCGTTGATTCTATCGCGCAGGTGACATCTCCCCATTCCGTTGCCAGCCTGAGGCAGCGACTTGGTCGTTCCGGAAGGCGTGGTGAGCCTTCTGTATTAAGGCTTTTCATCCCAGAGGACGAAATAACGGTCAACAGCCATCTTCTTGATCGCTTGCGCGTACACACGGTTCAGTGCATTGCGATGATCAACTTGCTTTTGAAAAAATGGTATGAGCCTGCTTCTTTAAATCAATATCATTTCTCAACATTGGTACAGCAAACGCTTTCTGTGATCGGTCAGTATGGTGGCGTCCGTGCTCAGCAGCTATGGGCCCTGCTATGCGAAACAGGCCCATTTTCAGTCGTTGACCAGAGCTTGTTTGCAATATTTTTGCGTGGATTGGGTGAAAATGATTTAATCACACAAACCGCGGACGGGCAGCTTGTTTTAGGGTATAAAGGGGAAAAGATTGTCGAGCACTATACCTTTTACACGGCTTTTAACACTCCGGAGGAATACAGACTTGAGTATAATGGAAAAGCCATCGGTACGGTTCCAATAGACAAGCCTCTGGTTCGCGAGCAACACATTATATTTGCCGGGAAACGTTGGGAGGTTTTATTCGTTGATGATGAAAACAAACTGATCGGACTAAAAACGGCCAAAGGCGGAAAACCCCCTAAATTTAGCGGTGATGGCCTTATGGTACACGATATTGTACGGCAGGAAATGCGGCGGGTTTATAGCGAGAAAATTACTCCCGTCTATTTAAATGATGCCGCCAAATCGATCCTTAAAGAAGGAATAGACAACTATCATGCATTAAATCTCGATAACAAGCAGATTATCCAGGCAGGCAGCACGGTTCATGCCCTTCCATGGCTTGGGGACCAGACAATCAACACGATAACTGTCCTTCTTCGAATGCACGGATTGTCGGCAGACTGCTTTGGCGGGATTATCGATATAAGAAATACCACCATTAACGATTTTTTTTCGGCAGTTAAACATATCCTAAGCAACACCAAGGTAAGCCCTACAGAGCTTGCAAGCCTTATTCCCAATACAATCATTGAGAAGCATGATCCTGTGATCCCAAAAGAATTGCGAGATATCGGATATGGAGCCAGATCATTTAATGTGGATGCTGCCTACAGTTGGATTAACAGGCTGTGGCATAACCATAGCGTTCACAGGACGCTCGTGACCTCGCGCCTGTGA
- a CDS encoding YybH family protein, whose amino-acid sequence MIPVQEAITGKENQGQLSSPCQALVQFYRAFNRGDMKMMSENWAQSDEIAMDNPLGGIKRGWAEIQPIYERIFNGPAEVYVEYFDYTIHETTEMFYTVGRERGYFRLGGEEITLAIRTSRIFQKIDGHWKQVHHHGSIEDPQLLGRYQSAVLGKRS is encoded by the coding sequence ATGATTCCAGTTCAAGAAGCAATTACAGGCAAGGAAAACCAAGGACAATTATCGTCTCCATGTCAGGCACTTGTTCAGTTCTACCGCGCTTTCAATCGGGGTGATATGAAAATGATGTCAGAGAACTGGGCACAGTCTGACGAAATTGCAATGGACAACCCACTTGGCGGTATCAAGCGCGGCTGGGCTGAAATTCAGCCAATTTACGAACGCATATTTAACGGCCCCGCCGAAGTGTACGTCGAGTATTTCGACTACACCATCCACGAAACGACGGAAATGTTTTACACCGTAGGAAGGGAGCGAGGATATTTCCGCTTGGGTGGCGAGGAAATAACTCTTGCTATTCGCACGAGCCGAATTTTCCAGAAAATCGATGGTCACTGGAAACAAGTCCACCATCATGGCTCAATCGAAGACCCGCAGTTATTGGGTAGGTATCAATCGGCTGTTTTGGGTAAGAGATCGTAA